Proteins encoded by one window of Arabidopsis thaliana chromosome 2, partial sequence:
- a CDS encoding Galactosyl transferase GMA12/MNN10 family protein (Galactosyl transferase GMA12/MNN10 family protein; FUNCTIONS IN: transferase activity, transferring hexosyl groups, transferase activity, transferring glycosyl groups, transferase activity; INVOLVED IN: biological_process unknown; LOCATED IN: Golgi apparatus; EXPRESSED IN: 24 plant structures; EXPRESSED DURING: 15 growth stages; CONTAINS InterPro DOMAIN/s: Galactosyl transferase (InterPro:IPR008630); BEST Arabidopsis thaliana protein match is: Galactosyl transferase GMA12/MNN10 family protein (TAIR:AT4G37690.1); Has 459 Blast hits to 458 proteins in 96 species: Archae - 0; Bacteria - 4; Metazoa - 0; Fungi - 139; Plants - 283; Viruses - 4; Other Eukaryotes - 29 (source: NCBI BLink).), translating into MVSPETSSSHYQSSPMAKYAGTRTRPVVCISDVVLFLGGAFMSLILVWSFFSFSSISPNLTVKNEESSNKCSSGIDMSQDPTDPVYYDDPDLTYTIEKPVKNWDEKRRRWLNLHPSFIPGAENRTVMVTGSQSAPCKNPIGDHLLLRFFKNKVDYCRIHGHDIFYSNALLHPKMNSYWAKLPAVKAAMIAHPEAEWIWWVDSDALFTDMDFTPPWRRYKEHNLVVHGWPGVIYNDRSWTALNAGVFLIRNCQWSMELIDTWTGMGPVSPEYAKWGQIQRSIFKDKLFPESDDQTALLYLLYKHREVYYPKIYLEGDFYFEGYWLEIVPGLSNVTERYLEMEREDATLRRRHAEKVSERYAAFREERFLKGERGGKGSKRRPFVTHFTGCQPCSGDHNKMYDGDTCWNGMIKAINFADNQVMRKYGFVHSDLGKTSPLQPVPFDYPDEPW; encoded by the exons ATGGTCTCGCCTgagacatcatcatcacattaCCAATCATCTCCAATGGCAAAATACGCCGGAACAAGAACCAGACCGGTTGTATGTATCTCCGACGTCGTTCTCTTCCTTGGCGGAGCTTTCATGTCACTAATCCTCGTCTggtctttcttctccttctcttcaaTCTCCCCAAATCTCACCGTGAAAAACGAAGAATCCTCCAACAAATGTTCTTCAGGAATCGATATGAGCCAAGATCCAACCGACCCGGTTTACTACGACGACCCGGATCTAACCTACACAATCGAAAAACCGGTTAAAAACTGGGACGAGAAACGAAGACGTTGGTTAAATCTACACCCTTCGTTTATCCCCGGAGCTGAGAATCGTACGGTTATGGTAACAGGATCACAATCTGCGCCGTGTAAAAACCCAATCGGAGATCATTTGTTGCTTCgattttttaagaacaaaGTTGATTATTGTCGGATCCATGGTCATGATATATTCTATAGTAACGCTCTTCTTCATCCGAAGATGAATTCTTATTGGGCGAAACTTCCGGCGGTTAAAGCGGCGATGATTGCTCATCCTGAGGCGGAGTGGATCTGGTGGGTTGATTCTGATGCTTTGTTTACGGATATGGATTTTACGCCGCCGTGGCGACGGTATAAGGAGCATAATCTTGTTGTTCATGGTTGGCCGGGAGTGATTTATAATGATCGGAGCTGGACGGCGTTAAACGCCGGAGTTTTTCTCATTAGGAATTGTCAGTGGTCTATGGAACTCATTGACACGTGGACAG GTATGGGACCAGTGAGTCCAGAGTACGCAAAATGGGGACAAATCCAACGGTCAATATTCAAAGACAAACTCTTCCCAGAGTCAGATGATCAAACGGCTCTGCTTTACTTACTCTACAAACACAGAGAAGTGTATTATCCAAAGATATACCTCGAAGGAGACTTTTATTTCGAAGGATATTGGTTAGAGATCGTACCGGGTTTATCCAACGTAACGGAACGGTATCTGGAGATGGAAAGAGAAGACGCCACGTTGCGTAGACGACACGCAGAGAAAGTGAGCGAACGATACGCTGCGTTTCGTGAGGAACGGTTTttaaaaggagaaagaggCGGGAAAGGAAGCAAACGGAGACCGTTCGTGACGCATTTTACGGGATGTCAACCTTGTAGTGGTGATCATAACAAGATGTACGATGGTGACACGTGTTGGAATGGGATGATCAAAGCCATTAATTTCGCTGATAATCAAGTGATGCGTAAATATGGTTTCGTACACTCGGATCTAGGCAAGACTTCCCCTCTTCAACCTGTACCGTTCGATTATCCTGATGAGCCTTGGTGA